Genomic window (Acidobacteriota bacterium):
TGAATTGTAGCGCGAGAGGTAGGGCGAGGCAAGGCAAAATTCGGGTAGGGATGAGTCTGGAAACTAAACTACAGGATTGGTTTCCCGGCAAGCGAAACCAATCCGGTGAGCCGTCACAGTTAGGCGGCCCAAGAATTTTCATCACGGAGAAATCTGGTTAATTCTCTTACGTTTGGGGTGATATTCCCGCGTTTGTAATCAATCAAACCGTGTTGGCGAAATTCGATCATCATTCCTGTGACAACTTCACGAGTCGAACCGATTAACTCCGCCAATTCTTCATGGGTAAGGCGGATGCTGGCTTCCCCGTTGCGTTTGGCATCCTCTGCCAGATCTAACAACGCACGTGCCAACCGGGTGTGGTTGTTCTCAAACACCAGAGATTCGATCTGCCGATAAGCGCCAGCCAGTTGTCGCGTGATGTATTGCATGGCATTCTGCATCAGGGTTGCATCGCGACGTGCAACATTCCAAAAATCTCCAATTCTGACCAGTGCAACGCGCGTCGTATCCAAGGCAACGGCTTCCTCGCTTCGCCGTGCATCGGAAGAGCCGCAAGCCAATGCCAGTTCGCCAAAAATATCTCCACTATACCTGATGGAAACAATTTTCTGCTCGCCTTCTGAAGATGTGCGCAGAATCTTTACCCGGCCTTTCAACACCACATATAGGTGAGTGGCCATATCTTCAAGCGAATAAATCGTCATTCCACGCCAAAATGTCTTTTCGATGTGCGGCAGATTCAGCAGGTTAGGAAAAGTCGTTTGCCAGGCCTGCTCGTTTTGACAAAAATTGGCTGGAAGATTGGTTGCTGTTGCAATCATTGGATTTCCCTCCTTCTCAAACTCGCAATCAGATTCAATTTACGAAATTCCACGTCCAGTATGTTCGCAGCTTGGTTGTCCAGCTTGGAGATGTGCTCAACGACGGGTAAGACCAAGGTCTGAGCCAATTTTTCGTTTTCAATTTGCGGCAAATCAGAAACTACCAAAACAATATGTTTTGAAGTCTGTCGTGCGCCAATTGAGAGCTTTCCATTGCTTGCTTCCTGCAGATCGGGTAAGGCTTCATCGAGTGTAGGCAATTGGCCAGTTTTCAACGCACGGTCATCACGCTTGGTGACCAGCAGGGATATCAAGTTGTTTCCACGTGTGTAAACCAAGTGCGCAAATTGCCTTGTGTCAGGCTTGCAAACATGTGCTGCGCGTAGAGTGAGGCCGGCCGCCCCAGAGGACGCAATCTTGTCCAAATCCAAATATGCCTGGTCGTATTTTGCGACCCAGTCAGACATCCGCACTGGTTCTGTCGAGGACATAAAATGTGATGCACATTT
Coding sequences:
- a CDS encoding Crp/Fnr family transcriptional regulator, which codes for MIATATNLPANFCQNEQAWQTTFPNLLNLPHIEKTFWRGMTIYSLEDMATHLYVVLKGRVKILRTSSEGEQKIVSIRYSGDIFGELALACGSSDARRSEEAVALDTTRVALVRIGDFWNVARRDATLMQNAMQYITRQLAGAYRQIESLVFENNHTRLARALLDLAEDAKRNGEASIRLTHEELAELIGSTREVVTGMMIEFRQHGLIDYKRGNITPNVRELTRFLRDENSWAA